A segment of the Vigna radiata var. radiata cultivar VC1973A unplaced genomic scaffold, Vradiata_ver6 scaffold_129, whole genome shotgun sequence genome:
CCTATCTCAGCCTCCAATGGCCTCGACCGCTGGGCCATTTGGCCTCAGCTCTCGGCCATCAACTGGCCTCACACTTCTCGGCCTCCTTGGGCCTCAAACCGGTCGGCCATTTGCTGGCCTCATATCTCGGCCTCCAATGGCCTCGACCGCTGGGCCATTTGGCCTCAGCTCTCGGCCATCAACTGGCCTCACACTTCTCGGCCTCCTAAGGCCTTAAACCGTTCGGCCATCCGCTGGCCTTGTATCTCGGCCTCGACCGCTCGGTCATTTGGCCTCAGCTCTCGGCTATCAATTGGCCTCACACTTCTCGGCCTCCTAGGGCCTCAAACCGTTTGGCCATAACTGGCCTCAAGCTCTCGGCCATCAAAGGCCTCAGCGTCTCAGCCATCAACTGGCCTCAACACTCGGCCTCTAAAGGCCTCCACctctcggccattcggcctcaggCTCTCGGCCTTTCGGCCTCACACACTTAGCCAAATATGGCATCAACATTCAAACATGTTGTCGTTCCGCCACAACAATCGGCCATATGACCTCAACCACTCCGCCATCCGGCCTCAACAATTTGGCTTCTCTGCCTCAACTTCTCAACCACTCGGCCTTCTGGCCTCAAACTCTCAGCCATTCGGCCTCATCCAAATTTGCCAACCTTCAAGCTCTCAGCCAACTGAATGGCCTCAAAACCGTTTGGCCATAACTGGCTTCAAGCTCTCGGCCATCAAAGGCCTCAACTTCTCGGCCATCAAGGCCTCAACCGTTCGCCATCCAAATGGCATCAACCGTTCGGCAATCCAAATGGCCATTAAAATCGTTCGATGTTCAACCTTTCTACCTTAAAGCGTTGGGCCATCAACCACTCGGCCATTACCTACTTGTTTGGCCTCAACTATTGGCCATCAACTGGCCTCACACTTCTCAGCCTCCTAGGGCCTCAAACCGTTCGGCCATAACTGGCCTCAAGCTCTCGGCCATCAAAGGCCTCAGCATCTCGGCCATCAACTGGCCTCAAACCGTATGACCAACTGAACGACCTCAAACCGTATGACCAACTGAACAACCTCAAACAGTTCGGCCATCAACTAGCCTCAACACTTGGCCTCCAAAGGCCTCCATCTCTCGACCTTCCGCCTCACacacttagccaaatttggcatcaaCATTCAAACATATTGGCCGTTCGGCCTCAACAATCAGCCATATGACCTAATCCACTCCATCATCCGGCCTCAACAAATTGGCTTCTCAGCCTCAACTTCTCAACCACTCGGCCATCTGGCCTCAAACTCTCTGTCATTCGGCCTCAGCCAAATTTGGCAACCTTCAAGCTCTCGGCCAACTGAATGGCCTCAAAACCGTTTAGCCATAACTGTCCTCAAGCTCAAGGCCATCAAAGGCCTCAGCTTCTCGGCCATAAAGGCCTCAACGGTTCGCCATCCAAATGGCATCAACCGTTCGACCATCCAAATGGCCTTTAAAATCGTTCGGCGTTCAACCTTTCTACCTTAAAGCGTTCGGTCATCAACCACTCGGCCATCAATTACTTGTTTGGCCTTAACTCTCGACCATCAACTGACCTCACACTTCTCGGCCTCCTAGGACCTCAAACCGTTCGGCCATAACTGGCTTAAAGCTCTCGCCATCAAAGGCCTCAGCGTCTCGGCCATCAACTGGCCTCAAACCGTACGGCCAACTGAACGACCTCAAACAGTTTGACCATCAACTGGCCTCAGCACtcggcctccaaaggcctcCACCTCTCGGCCTTTCGGCCTCACACACTTAGCGAAATTTTGCATCAACATTCAAACATGTTGGCCGTTCCGCCTCAACAATCGGCCATATGACCTAATCCACTCCGTCATCCGGCCTCAACAAATTGGCTTCTCAGCCTCAACTTCTCAACCACTCGGCCATCTGGCCTCAAACTCTCGGTCATTCGGCCTCAGCCAAATTTGGCAATCTTCAAGCTCTCGGCTAACTGAATGACCTCAAAATCGTTCGACCATAACAACCCTCAAGCTCTCGGCTATTAAAGGCCTCAGCTTCTCGGCCATCAAGGCGTCAAAACGTTCGGCCGTCAAGGCATCAACTTCTCGGCCTTCAAGTACCGTTCGGCTATATCTCGGCCTCAACTACTCGGCCTCCTATAGTCTCAAGCTTGGTCATATTTCGGCCTTGAGCCCTCGGTTATTCAACCTTAAACTCTTAGTAGATTCTGTCATCACCCCTCAACCTAGAACGCTCGACATCAAGCTCTCAGCCTCCGTGGCCTCAAGCTTCTCGGACTCCAAAGGGAAGGGTACTAAGAGACAAAAGCAAACCGGATGAACCCGCCCTTTCCAGGAAGGCCATTTACAAACCCTTCGCATCATTAAAATCATGCTCGAGCTTGGGGGGCTGATGTACCGTACAGTACCTTAAGGGATCATACGGTCTCCTATGTAGGGGCATCCCGTCCGGCCACACCAGCCTGGCCAACCCACCATACCGATCGGTGACCCCGAGACTGATCGGTACTTGTTAAGATGACCACCAGGACAACCCCGTCCGACCAAGTGGATAGATTATGGATAACAACTGATTAAAGCCCCTAATGGAGGTTAAGGCGTGATTGGGCCATCGTGAGGTCCATGAAAGGTAAAAACCTATTTCAACTAGTATAAATAGAGGTCTCAGGTATGTCTTCAAACCAGATTGCACTTGCTGCACATTATACATTACTTTCATCTCTTGATATATCGTTCGGTCACTTAACTGACTTGagcatcggagtgcctttgACAGGTACCCGCTCACCCGACTTAAAGAACGAGGAGGGAGAACCACCAACTTGGAGTGCGAGGAAGCAGTAGGAGACCGTTCGGCCTTCCACAATGGGAAAACAGTCCAGTCTTCATCAACCGTTCGGCCTTCCACATAACTAAAAACACTCTAGGCTTCTTCCATCCCGTCTTCTTCATTCAGCACCACTTTACACCCGAAACAGGGAACGAAAGGATTGAATCGCTCACGTTGGCGACTTCACTTTTGGTCGGCCAAAGGCAGATGTGCCGCTTTTAAGTAGATGGAATGTCGTGAATGGAGGTGGAGGAGGTTGTTCTcctttgaaaattgttttagttttgcaGAAATTCTGTCGTCGCCCACTCAATTGTGTTTGTTGTCGTGAATGGTTGTTGATTTTATTTGGGGAAATATTAGATGTCAATGTTAGTCGAGGCCGCGGCGAGGCTAACTGGAGAAGGTTGAGGAGTTGTGATGACTCTATCGAGACCGGCTCGGTCCTCAAGtcttaatcataattaatattgGGATTAGttgtttggtttattttttgcACCGCTGTTACAGAAGCTTCTAGTGCTTCtctgttttttacttttctctccCTTTATCTGATGTATAAATATACACATTGCTATTTCAATAAATGACACACAGCACACAGTGCGTTGCATGCCTCTGATACGTGTTAATTCTGTTGAGATTTCTCTGATATTTATCATGGTATCCAGAGCCTAACGGtcatcttctccttcttcatcaCCCTTCTTTGCTTCTGCTGCCATGGGTGATGAAACTGATCCCTCTTTTAATGTTCACCATTTCTTATATCTCCATCCCAATGAAAATCCTGCCCTGCCCTTAGTCTCTCCTTTACTCGATTCCACCAATTACCATTCTTGGAGCAGATCTATGCTCACGGCTCTTAGTGCTAAGAACAAAGTGGAGCTCATTGATGGAAGCACTCCACGGCCATTAGCTTCTGATCGACTCTCTGGAGCTTGGAAGCGCTGCAATAACATGGTCGTCTCTTGGCTTGTTCATTCGGTTTCTTCATCCATCAGGCAAAGCATCCTTTGGATGGACTGTGCAGAGGAAATTTGGCGCGATCTCAAATCTCAGTACTCACAGGGTGATCTTCTTCGCATTTCCGCTTTACAGCTTGAAGCCTCTTCTCTAAAACAAGGTGATCTCACTGTCATCGATTATTTTACTCAGTTGAGGGTTATTTGGGATGAACTAGAAAATTTTCGGCCAGATTTGGTCTGCATTTGTGGGGCACAATGTACTTGTAAATTGTCTTCAACCCTTGCTCAACGTAAATTGGAAGATCAGGCTATGCAATTTCTTCGTGGTCTAAATGATCAGTATGCTAATGTGCGCTCTCATGTTTTGTTGATGGATCCTCTACCTCCAATCAACAAAATCTTCTCGTATGTAGCCCAACAGGAAAGACAATGTTCTATTCCTGATATTTTTCATGCCGAGACAAAACAAACTTCTATAAATGTTGTTAATGCTCCTACCACTACTACTTCTGCTTGTACATTTTGTGGACATTCTGGTCATACTGAGAGTACATGTTATCGCAAACACGGCTTCCCAAATCAATCTGATTCTAAGATCAGTAAGAATGTGCCCACTCGTGGAAAGATTTGTTCACATTGTGGAAAGACCGGTCACACCATTGAAGTCTGCTATAAGAAGCATGGATATCCTCCTGGACACCGCTTCTTCAATGCCAAATTCTCCTCTGCTAACAATGTATCCCTTAGTGAAGTTCTAGTTGCTGAAAAGGAACAACATACCAGTTCAGAGAAATCAGAAATTCGGTTTACTCCTCAACAATACCAAGCTTTGTTGGCCTTGATCCATCAGCCATCTCATACTGCTTCAGCATCCAGTTCTGCACATGCTAATCACATTGgttcaatttcttcttctaCACACACTTCACATCCCTCAGGTAGTATTTCATCCATAGTTTTCACAACACAAACACCGCACACAGCCCCCTGGATCCTTGATTCAGGAGCCACAGACCATGTTTCTAATTCCTTACAATTTTTTACATCATATCACACCATTGCTCCTATTCCTATTAACCTTCCTAATGGCTATCGTGTTATAGCCACTCATGCTGGCACTGTTCACCTCACTTCC
Coding sequences within it:
- the LOC106752946 gene encoding uncharacterized protein LOC106752946; its protein translation is MGDETDPSFNVHHFLYLHPNENPALPLVSPLLDSTNYHSWSRSMLTALSAKNKVELIDGSTPRPLASDRLSGAWKRCNNMVVSWLVHSVSSSIRQSILWMDCAEEIWRDLKSQYSQGDLLRISALQLEASSLKQGDLTVIDYFTQLRVIWDELENFRPDLVCICGAQCTCKLSSTLAQRKLEDQAMQFLRGLNDQYANVRSHVLLMDPLPPINKIFSYVAQQERQCSIPDIFHAETKQTSINVVNAPTTTTSACTFCGHSGHTESTCYRKHGFPNQSDSKISKNVPTRGKICSHCGKTGHTIEVCYKKHGYPPGHRFFNAKFSSANNVSLSEVLVAEKEQHTSSEKSEIRFTPQQYQALLALIHQPSHTASASSSAHANHIGSISSSTHTSHPSGYKHQDEDWFS